The following coding sequences lie in one Thermosulfuriphilus ammonigenes genomic window:
- a CDS encoding protein-glutamate methylesterase/protein-glutamine glutaminase, translating into MAKIKVLVCDDSALMRRSLKRIIESDPRLEVVGTARDGRDAIEKARALRPDVITLDINMPRMDGLTALKILIEEGIAPVIMVSSLTQEGAPITLQALEMGAFDYVAKPGGTVSVNMEAVARELIAKIKAAARSGTAGRLRRRSQVKTPVSKEPRLLKPLRPQVPSLSKGELPPFAAVAIGISTGGPKTIFEVLPYLPEDLPAAVFLVQHMPPTFTESYAQRLDKRCQIKVLHAETGLKVEPGVCFVGKGGYHLTVFRKVRGDLIIRNTKTPRHLFMPSVDVMMDSVLSVFGPQTVGVLMTGMGDDGADAMVRIRQAGGITIAESEESAIVFGMPREAIRRGGADIVAPSWEIAGHIVQAVEQIIRKRQVA; encoded by the coding sequence ATGGCCAAGATTAAGGTTCTGGTTTGTGATGATTCGGCCCTTATGCGTCGGAGCCTGAAAAGGATTATCGAAAGCGATCCTCGTCTGGAGGTGGTCGGTACCGCTCGTGATGGCCGGGACGCTATTGAAAAGGCCCGGGCCCTGCGGCCGGATGTGATCACCCTAGACATCAATATGCCCCGGATGGATGGCCTCACGGCCCTTAAGATCCTCATCGAAGAGGGTATCGCCCCGGTGATCATGGTCTCCTCCCTGACCCAGGAGGGGGCTCCCATAACCCTTCAGGCCCTGGAGATGGGCGCCTTTGACTATGTAGCCAAGCCAGGAGGCACGGTCTCGGTAAACATGGAGGCGGTGGCCCGAGAGCTGATCGCCAAGATCAAGGCCGCCGCTCGTTCGGGGACGGCCGGGCGTCTGAGACGCCGCAGTCAGGTAAAGACTCCGGTGTCAAAGGAACCCCGGCTGCTGAAACCCCTCCGGCCCCAGGTTCCTTCGCTCTCCAAGGGAGAACTCCCCCCTTTTGCCGCGGTGGCCATTGGAATATCCACCGGAGGGCCGAAGACCATATTTGAGGTTCTTCCGTATCTTCCGGAAGACCTGCCAGCGGCGGTTTTCCTTGTACAGCACATGCCCCCCACCTTTACAGAATCCTATGCCCAGAGGCTTGATAAGCGCTGTCAGATAAAGGTGCTCCATGCGGAAACCGGCCTTAAAGTCGAGCCCGGTGTCTGCTTCGTAGGCAAGGGAGGCTATCACCTGACAGTTTTCCGCAAGGTTCGGGGAGATCTCATCATCCGCAACACCAAAACCCCCCGGCATCTTTTCATGCCCTCGGTAGATGTAATGATGGATTCGGTCCTTTCAGTCTTTGGTCCTCAGACGGTGGGGGTTCTCATGACCGGAATGGGAGACGACGGAGCGGACGCGATGGTCCGGATCCGGCAGGCTGGGGGGATCACCATTGCCGAAAGCGAAGAGAGCGCCATTGTTTTCGGTATGCCTCGAGAGGCTATCCGGCGGGGAGGGGCCGATATTGTGGCCCCCAGCTGGGAGATTGCCGGTCATATTGTTCAGGCCGTAGAGCAGATCATCCGTAAAAGGCAGGTGGCTTGA
- a CDS encoding chemotaxis protein CheW: MVSQSGQSGVCQLVVFRLKGEEFALDIASVREIVRAQRLTPVPLTPPFILGLTNLRGQIIPVVDVRLRLGLEASAIDDRSRLLVVELEGHPSGLLVDEVREVLTVGEETFAPPPSLGGDLEGLVARVAKPGGGRMIQVLDLNRLLPSLEERPETAGGSLGSFGVDQSESSGNAIATEEERRLLSFFLGAEEYAFEIDHIQEIIRFEPPQEVPEAPAYLRGIISLRGTVLPVYDLRKLLGLPPLVDEKRQKVAHLRQIFENWLKELTRAMASGGDPPVLDPERCLLGQWLKGELEKCRSETELEIVHQLHLRHRYLHSLVRAYFTAAPDDVADEIYLLTAQMKDLFRRLEAKMDKAVAEEERIIILNVSGTLAGVLVDQVQEVLAVPVEALERTELEDLKAIARIDQGRRIVFVLDKEAVVPTEPLEDLAEGGENMNTSEVVEFDEEQLVTFFLDDEEYAFPIVQIQEINRPGEISRVPKTPAYVEGVTNLRGEVIPVIDLRKRFGLPPRSWDDRTRLIIIQFGEQKVGLVVDRVNEVTRIPRQRISPPPALLLSQVDLRFVSAVAQREGGGLIIILDVNQIFSSEEQKELKEMVLSEEEGVTTLDERPRLKIAE, from the coding sequence ATGGTTTCCCAATCTGGCCAGTCCGGTGTTTGTCAGTTGGTGGTCTTCCGGCTGAAAGGAGAGGAGTTTGCCCTGGATATAGCCTCGGTGCGGGAGATCGTTCGGGCCCAGAGGCTCACTCCGGTTCCTCTGACTCCTCCCTTTATTCTGGGGCTTACCAATCTGCGGGGTCAGATTATCCCGGTGGTGGATGTCCGTCTCAGGTTGGGTCTTGAGGCCTCAGCCATTGATGATCGCTCCCGACTCTTGGTGGTTGAGCTTGAAGGCCACCCGAGTGGACTTTTGGTAGATGAGGTTCGGGAGGTGCTCACCGTGGGGGAGGAAACCTTTGCCCCGCCCCCTTCATTGGGGGGAGATCTTGAGGGCCTGGTGGCCAGAGTAGCTAAACCCGGCGGCGGGCGCATGATTCAGGTCCTTGATCTTAACAGGCTTCTTCCGTCTTTGGAGGAGAGGCCCGAGACGGCCGGGGGAAGCCTGGGTTCCTTTGGAGTGGACCAGTCCGAATCTTCCGGGAACGCCATAGCTACAGAAGAAGAGCGGCGTCTGCTTTCCTTCTTCCTGGGGGCCGAGGAATACGCCTTTGAAATAGACCATATCCAAGAGATCATTCGCTTTGAACCCCCCCAGGAAGTTCCCGAGGCCCCGGCCTATCTTCGGGGGATTATTTCTCTCCGGGGAACGGTCCTTCCGGTCTATGATTTGCGCAAGCTTTTAGGTCTTCCCCCCCTGGTAGATGAAAAGAGGCAAAAGGTCGCTCATCTGCGCCAGATCTTTGAGAACTGGCTGAAAGAGCTCACCCGGGCCATGGCCTCCGGAGGTGATCCTCCCGTGCTTGATCCGGAACGCTGTCTTTTGGGGCAGTGGCTTAAAGGGGAGCTTGAGAAGTGTCGCAGCGAAACGGAACTAGAGATCGTCCATCAGCTTCATCTCCGTCATCGGTACCTCCACAGCCTGGTCAGAGCCTATTTTACCGCAGCCCCTGATGATGTTGCCGATGAGATCTACCTTCTGACCGCCCAGATGAAGGATCTCTTTCGACGCCTGGAGGCCAAGATGGATAAGGCCGTGGCCGAGGAGGAACGGATCATCATCCTTAATGTTTCCGGAACACTGGCAGGAGTGCTGGTTGACCAGGTCCAGGAGGTTCTGGCGGTGCCTGTTGAGGCCTTGGAACGCACAGAGCTTGAAGATCTTAAGGCCATCGCCAGAATCGACCAGGGCCGGAGGATTGTTTTTGTTCTGGATAAGGAGGCCGTTGTCCCCACCGAGCCCTTAGAAGATCTTGCCGAGGGGGGAGAGAATATGAACACCAGCGAGGTTGTCGAGTTTGACGAGGAGCAGTTGGTGACTTTTTTCCTGGATGATGAGGAGTATGCCTTTCCCATCGTTCAGATCCAGGAGATAAACCGGCCGGGGGAGATCTCCCGGGTTCCCAAGACTCCGGCCTACGTAGAGGGAGTAACCAATCTCCGGGGGGAGGTCATTCCGGTGATAGACCTCCGTAAGCGTTTTGGCCTGCCACCGAGAAGCTGGGATGACCGCACCCGCCTGATCATCATCCAGTTCGGTGAACAGAAGGTCGGCCTGGTGGTTGACCGGGTAAACGAGGTCACCCGGATTCCCAGACAGCGAATCTCGCCGCCTCCAGCCCTTCTCCTCTCTCAGGTAGATTTGCGTTTTGTCTCTGCCGTGGCCCAAAGAGAGGGCGGGGGGCTGATTATTATCCTTGATGTTAACCAGATTTTCTCCTCTGAGGAGCAGAAGGAGCTCAAGGAGATGGTCCTCTCCGAAGAGGAGGGGGTAACGACTCTGGATGAGCGTCCCAGGCTGAAGATTGCCGAATAA
- a CDS encoding methyl-accepting chemotaxis protein, which translates to MAKEAHKLSSQVEEIFRGLKEASDKNRRLVEQLIEGIKEASVKTGQTVERVAGLELLTRQIEKIAEQITMVTIQTNMLAVNGSIEAARAGEFGRGFSVVAGDIRSLANESAENAEKIKDIVRGIRDEMVRVQDDLKASAQKARIQAEMTTSSARRLEDVSVAISEGITAISEILTHTDEMLAAIDQASKGVEQIASAAEEASRATQEASTAAEEIKTGIAQIAQAVEEIAGDADELQNM; encoded by the coding sequence ATGGCCAAAGAGGCCCACAAACTGAGCTCCCAGGTGGAGGAGATCTTCAGAGGTCTTAAAGAGGCCAGCGATAAAAATCGCAGGCTGGTGGAGCAGCTTATTGAGGGGATCAAGGAGGCCTCGGTTAAGACGGGCCAGACCGTCGAGAGAGTGGCCGGCCTTGAGCTTCTGACCCGCCAGATCGAAAAGATCGCCGAACAGATCACCATGGTCACCATTCAGACCAATATGCTGGCCGTCAATGGCTCCATCGAGGCCGCTCGAGCTGGAGAGTTTGGTCGAGGTTTCTCGGTGGTGGCCGGAGATATCCGTTCCCTGGCCAACGAAAGCGCCGAGAATGCCGAAAAAATAAAAGACATCGTCCGGGGGATAAGGGATGAAATGGTCCGGGTCCAGGATGATCTCAAGGCTTCGGCCCAGAAGGCCAGGATCCAGGCGGAGATGACTACCAGTTCGGCCAGACGCCTTGAGGATGTTTCGGTGGCCATCTCTGAGGGGATAACGGCCATCTCGGAGATCCTTACCCACACCGATGAGATGCTGGCCGCGATCGATCAGGCTAGCAAAGGCGTAGAGCAGATTGCCTCGGCCGCCGAGGAGGCCAGCAGGGCCACCCAGGAGGCCTCTACCGCCGCCGAGGAGATAAAGACAGGCATTGCCCAGATCGCTCAGGCCGTAGAGGAAATTGCCGGGGACGCCGACGAACTGCAGAACATGTAA
- a CDS encoding tetratricopeptide repeat protein, whose product MSRKKESLGTSLETLLTLAREDNLGELPVSEEGGSQGALPEPLYRKGLGYLKQGDYLLAAAHFLAAVHLDPGNLKAWNNLAVAYFYLDRPQEARLALEKALELDPDNSMARENLALVCQALSRQGPDKKTQGGQKWEERN is encoded by the coding sequence ATGTCCCGGAAGAAAGAGTCGCTGGGAACATCGCTTGAGACCCTCTTAACCCTGGCCCGTGAGGATAATTTAGGGGAGCTCCCGGTCTCAGAGGAAGGGGGCTCTCAGGGGGCGTTGCCGGAGCCCCTTTACCGTAAAGGCCTGGGCTATCTAAAGCAGGGGGACTACCTCCTGGCTGCGGCCCATTTTCTGGCCGCAGTCCACCTTGATCCTGGCAATCTTAAGGCCTGGAACAACTTGGCGGTGGCCTACTTTTACCTTGATCGTCCCCAGGAGGCCCGGCTGGCCCTGGAGAAGGCCCTCGAGCTTGATCCCGACAACTCCATGGCCCGGGAGAACCTGGCCCTTGTCTGTCAGGCCCTCTCCCGCCAAGGCCCCGATAAGAAAACTCAAGGAGGTCAAAAATGGGAGGAAAGAAATTAG
- a CDS encoding ParA family protein, with translation MARKIVFSNRKGGVGKTTSAVNVAAGLCLQGQRVLLVDVDSQAHASLALGVRPPGGIDLLAFISGDSKACLSVRPGLFLVPASSRLSRYEAEALRRPRELLRLREALAEKDRDFDFVIIDSPPNPGVLTLSALLAAEEVIAPMPLHFLALKGLAETQALIEKVRRNNPRLHLAGVLPTFFSPQLRHVRAVKQEIQKVFGERILLPPIRNSVRLAEAPSFGQTIFEYAPESPVADDYRRVVMAILEARNVPEERVAGNIA, from the coding sequence ATGGCCCGAAAGATTGTCTTCAGTAACCGTAAGGGTGGGGTGGGCAAGACGACTTCAGCGGTCAACGTGGCCGCCGGTCTTTGCCTTCAGGGCCAGCGGGTTCTTCTGGTTGATGTCGACAGTCAGGCCCACGCCTCTTTGGCTTTAGGGGTCAGGCCCCCCGGGGGGATTGATCTTTTGGCCTTTATCTCCGGAGACTCAAAGGCCTGTCTGTCGGTGCGCCCGGGTCTCTTTCTGGTGCCGGCCTCTTCCCGGCTTTCCCGCTATGAGGCCGAGGCTTTGAGGCGCCCCCGGGAGCTCCTTCGTCTGCGAGAGGCTCTGGCCGAAAAGGACCGAGACTTTGACTTCGTAATCATCGATTCTCCACCCAATCCCGGGGTTCTAACCCTTTCAGCCCTTTTGGCTGCTGAGGAGGTTATTGCTCCCATGCCGCTTCATTTTCTGGCCTTAAAAGGGCTGGCCGAGACCCAGGCCCTGATTGAAAAGGTCCGCCGTAACAATCCGAGACTTCATTTGGCCGGAGTCCTGCCCACTTTTTTTAGCCCTCAGTTGCGGCATGTGCGGGCGGTTAAGCAGGAGATCCAGAAGGTATTCGGGGAGAGGATTCTACTGCCACCGATAAGAAACAGTGTTCGGCTGGCCGAGGCCCCTAGCTTTGGCCAGACCATCTTTGAGTATGCTCCGGAGAGTCCCGTAGCCGATGATTACAGGCGGGTAGTTATGGCCATTTTGGAGGCAAGGAATGTCCCGGAAGAAAGAGTCGCTGGGAACATCGCTTGA
- a CDS encoding winged helix-turn-helix domain-containing protein produces MVVNRVLRNLGTKSKWLVLEMIYQHPGLSGREIARRVDLSWAPVKEALDDLVDMGLVEWRPVGRAHLYFPNREHLFYPSLEAFFRGLEDSFAGLFEELNLLFRRWGGLLLSLAVFPEKVLAVFEDHSGLPSGLKKELDSLWQRKGLKNLPLELLPLSRVQRELPSLLVAEAIYGLGVDSLARRLSLDEKLSFFDF; encoded by the coding sequence ATGGTCGTTAACCGGGTTCTCCGAAATCTGGGAACAAAATCCAAGTGGTTGGTGTTGGAGATGATTTATCAGCATCCCGGTCTCTCTGGTCGGGAGATTGCCCGAAGGGTTGATCTTTCCTGGGCTCCGGTCAAGGAGGCCCTTGATGACTTGGTAGATATGGGGTTGGTAGAGTGGCGGCCTGTTGGTCGGGCCCATCTTTATTTCCCCAATCGAGAGCATCTATTTTATCCCTCTCTGGAGGCCTTCTTCAGGGGGCTGGAGGATTCCTTTGCCGGCCTTTTTGAGGAGTTGAATCTCCTCTTCAGACGGTGGGGAGGTCTGCTTCTGTCTCTGGCCGTCTTTCCCGAGAAGGTCTTGGCTGTTTTTGAGGACCATTCCGGCCTGCCCTCCGGCCTTAAAAAGGAGCTTGATTCTCTTTGGCAAAGAAAGGGGCTCAAGAACCTTCCTCTGGAACTTCTTCCCTTAAGCAGGGTCCAGAGGGAGTTGCCCTCTCTTTTGGTGGCCGAGGCCATCTACGGTCTAGGGGTCGATTCCCTGGCCCGGAGGCTCTCGCTAGATGAGAAGCTTAGCTTTTTTGACTTTTGA